CAGAGTATATCTCCAATGTTTCCTTGGCCCTGTCTCGAATGGAATCAGATGTTTGTGCCGAGAAGGTGATAGCTGATTTCTGTGGGTTGATCCGTTGACCCGAGACCGTTTCGTAGAGAGATAAGATCTTCTTCAGGGCTTCGACACAAGCTGGTTTTGATTTGCAAAAGAACATAGTATCGTCGGCAAAAAGGAGGTGGTTGATCGGTGGACTGTTACGGGAGACCCTTACTCCCGGTAGTGATCCATCAGCTTGTCCTTTGGCACACAGTGCTGAGAGAATTTCCGTGCATAGTATGAAGATATGAGGGGATAGTGGATCGCCTTGGCGTAGGCCTCGAGTCGGCTTCACTAGTCCCTGTGGAGAGCCATTGATCAGGAAAGAATATGAAACTGATTCAATGCACAGCATGACCCACCTAATCCAGATATCATCAAATCCGAGTAGCTTTAACACCTCTTTAGCAAAGCTCCATTCTATCCTATCGTAGGCTTTGCTCATGTCTGTTTTCACAGCCATTGTGCATCTCTTTGTAGCCTCTGACGTCCGTAGGTAATGGAGAGTCTCGTGGGTAATGAGAACGTTGTCGGAAATTGATCTTCCCGACACAAACGCTGACTGGGTATCAGAGATAAGAGACGGTAAAAGCGGCTTGAGTCTTCGGGTAAGCAGCTTAGCTATGATCTTATAGTGAGTGTTACATAAGGCAATGGGCCTATAATCCGCAACCGAGCGAGGTGCAGTGATCTTGGGAATGAGCCTAATGTGGGTTTCGTTTTGTTGTGGATGAAGAGAGCTTGAAGTGAAGAAATTCCGAACATCCCTTACCACATCCGCACCCACTATATGCCAATAAGACTGGTAGAAAGTGGCGGAGAAGCCATCGGGGCCTGGAGCTTTGTTACCGTTTATGGACATAACAGCTTCCCTTATTTCCGAATCACTCGGTATTGCAGTTAGCATTCTGTTCATATCTGGAGATACCTTTTTCCGGAGAAGGCCTTGAATCTGCGAAAATGAGTCGTTGCCATTGGTCGTAAAGATCTGAGTGAaataatttgatatcactcGAGTAATGTCCTGCTCCTCATAAACTGCTCCACCTTGTGCATCCTCAAGCACTGGAATGGAATTTATTGCTCTTCTAGTCCTGGTGGCTGCATGAAAGAAACCAGTATTCCTGTCTCCTTGTTTGAGCCATTGGATTCTACTTCTTTGTTGCCAAAATTGCTCCTCAGCTAGGTAAGCAATGCGAAGTGAAGCCTTAATCTCGTCAATTAGGTTTTGGTCTGGAGTATCACACGAGAGGGCCGCCTCCAGTGTTTCTTGGTTTCGTTTGATGGAGAGATTGCTCTGCTCCTGTTGATCCTTTGACCACTCGATGATCCCTCTCCTAACATGATTTAGCTTCTGGATTACCGAGTCTAGAGGAGAGTGATGCCAAGTTTTATCTATGAGCTGTGTAACTTCAGGCTGCTCAGTAAGTGATCTGTTGAAATGGAAAACACCTCGCTTTCGTTTTCTATCTGCATTGAAGTAGGTTAGTAGTGGTCTATGGTCTGATCCCTCAAATCGCAGGTATCGGCAACGTCCCAATGGGAACGATTCTGACCATGAGCAGTTTCCCATAGAGCGATCCAACCTAGATCTGATGAAATGTGTATGCCTGTTCCCGCGCCAAGATAAATGCTCTCCCGTGTGTTTTAGATCCCACAATCCATTTTGTGCCACGAAGGATCTAAAGGCCGTGAAGGAGCCTTCAAAACGCACAGGCCCTCCCACTTTTTCCGCATTGTTTAAGATATCGTTGAAGTCCCCCGTAAGCAACCACGGAGAATCTCTGCCTTGCCCCACTGTAGTCAGTTTCTGCCAGTATGCGGTTCTATCTTCTGTTGCAGGGGCTCCATACACAAAAGAAACGAAGGTGGTGACTCCCTTATGTACTACTCTTGTGTCCACCAGATTGGGAGATGATTCTAGTATGGTGATATCAGTGTCATCATTCCAGAATAACGAGAGACCACCACTAAGCCCTATGGGCGGTATAGAAAAGTAATGGATAAAGTGAAGACTTTGGAGTTTCAGCTTTATAAATTCATCCTCATTCTTTGTTTCCATTAGGAACATTACATTAGGAGCCATTTTCTTGTGGATCTCCTTGATACGCCGGATTGTAAGGACGTTCCCAAGTCCTTGACAATTCCAGCTTAATATGACTAAGGAAGAGGGTGGTGTTGGGGCCGAAAATCCACCCCACCTCTAGTACTGCCCGGTATAAACACCGTACTCGGAGCTCCATTATTCTTTCGTTGCTTGCTGGACCCTGCCTTATTACAAGGTATAGTGCTTTCTTTATCCTCTACTATCATTCTGCGAGTTGAGGTCGAGGAACGAGTAGTAGTTGATCTTCGGAGAGCAAGTGTTTGTAGAGGGCTTCTTGCGATACGTTTCCTGGTAGTAACTTTCCGTTTAGCCAGTGATTTACTTTGGGGTGCCAGTGGGATAGAGTGGAAAACTGTTCTGCTTGATCCCGCGTGTTTGTCTCTCAGTCTCCGAACTGTAGGGACTCTGGTTGATTCCATGGCCTCATTTTCCCCTTCCATCTGCTCCGGGATTACCTCGCCCTCGATATTATCTTCATTTACTTGGAGGCGTCCTGACTCAAAGCTCAGAGGCATTCTGTCAATTGGTTCAGAGAGGCGGGCAAGGGCTGATCGTCTTTCTCTCGAGCCCGagtgtgaagcatctttactCCCATTTGGATTGTCGATACGAGATTGTAAGTTACGAGCTGGCGTGATCTCCTGTTTAGAAGCTGAGGGTTGAGCATTGACCTCCATCGTTGGTAGCTGAGGCCTGTCTCTCAAGTCATGAGATGGAGTTAGAACCCTTGTAGAGGTGGATTGTTGATTTTCTGCAATTTGAACCTGCGGGATATTCCCCGTAACTTGATCCAAACTTTGGCGAGGAAGTGGGTTACCATAGGGAGTAGAGGACCCCAAACTTTGTCTACTCTTCTCAACGACTCTGTACTGTAGATTAGGAGCCTCTGTTCTGCGGTATCCAGAGTTTGAGCGTGCAGTGCGAGATAGGACTGAGTTGTCTCTTCTGTATTCTACCTCACGGTGTCGGTAGCGCAGGTCAATTGATATGTCTCTTCTAGTTAGTTCATAACTTGATGCAGGAGTCCTCGCATTTATGTGAGCTTCATCAGGTCTTCTATAGCCTCTTCGGTCATCATGTCTTCTCTTTTCTGACTCAATCCACTGGAGGGCTATTTGTTGTGTAATGCCTAAGATTCTGTCCTTTGGGGGAGGAGCATTGGGATCTCGTTGAGGGCAGGTAGACTCCTCATGAAACAGAGAAAAGCACGTGAAGCAATGTTTCTCAATTTTTGTGTACTCAAACTCAACTTCAGTGATGTCATCAGTGGGCAGTTCGATCTCAGCCCTCATGACCAATGGCTGGAGTCCGTTCATTTCCACCCAGATCTTAGCTTCATTGACATCTTTAACAACACAACTGCCAAGTGTTTTGCCTATGGTAAAAATGGTACCTTCCGACCAGTATTGTAGAGGGATCCCATGGATCTTAATGTGGAAGGAGATGTTAGAGGGGAATTGATCCGAAACAGTCGGTTCCCAACGTTGGAGTAGTAACATCCACCTCTTGTAGTGGTAGGGACCCTTCTCTAAGACCTGAAGCAATTCATATTCAGTAGTAAACTTTATCTGAAACTTGTCCAAACCCAGGGGTCTTCCTTCAATCCTGCCTTCAAGATTCCACACTTGGGCCATGAAATCGATAACAGCTCGAGGTCTCTGGATTGAGGGATTTGTTACTCTTCCGATAACAGTCCGTCTATTGGACTCAATCAGGTTCTCACAGTCATCTGCCAGTATGCGCACCGGAGGTCGTTTATTCGTCGGTTCCTGTGGAGCCTGCCACTTTCCTTTCTCAGAACGGCTGAAGCGCCTACTCATGTTGGTAGTTACGGTAGTTAAAGCTAGAGCAGGGGAAACAGAGTTATAGCAACCCAAATCTGAAGGAGTCTTTATATACTTCGTTGGAGGTAGTTAATAATCTTGTAATAACTCCCTCAGTGATAAATGGTGGTGGGTAATGTCTTAACTAGGAGAAAGGAAGCAGGAGGTTATAATCAACCCATGCATAAGATTCCACTCTCAGCTCAAAGTCTCCATGGCTGCAGATCTACAGGTGGGAGAGGTGAAGCTGGCGGGAGCAGAGAACGGTTTGAGGTAGCGGCACAGGGAGCCCTGGCTGACCCGCCGACGTCGTCGAGGGTTGAGCCCGGTGAGATTCTGGTCAGAAGATACAGAGGATAAAAGCAGTGTAGACGTCGAAACTCTATCTGGTCTTCGTAGTTGCTTCGTCGCGAGCGCTTTGGGTGGAACCGGCCGAAGATCTCTACTGTGGAGGAGGAAATCGCCGGACGTTTTGAAAAAGTCACCGTATTTTTCGCATCTCACTGTTCACTCAATCTCACTGTTCACTCAATCTCACCTGCCCAAGTATTTGGGATCTAATGTTCAAATGCTAAGCAATGaagtttgaaaattttaatagtcATTTTTTATCGGTATGAAATAACttgtcatttataaaaaaaaaacaaccttttcaaagaaaatgaaaaacaaccTTGTAACCAATAAAACAAATAGATTGCGACTTGCAACTAGTTGCTTTTACTCACTCTATTAAGAAGTTCAACGATGCTCAAGAGAAATGCTGTATTGGCATCAAGTTGTGTGTCGAGACCAAGCTGCTCTTCTGGAGGAGTAGTCACTGCATCGTTCTCGATATAAGCAGTTGAGTTTCAGACTGTTGGGAAACATATTGATGGTAGATTAGAgtaataatatttgaaaaatttcAGAAATACAGACACATTATTTATTACACACATTTCTCTGAAACATCAATTTGCTAATACACCAAAGATAAGTCTCGGGGAAATATCAATTTGCATAAATCTCTAGACTTGAAAGTCTCCAGGAAACAAACACACTAGCTAAATTAATTGTCTCCAGAAACAGCTCCCATTCGAGTGATGTATAGTCAACATCGTAAACTCTTTCGGATATGCTTCTTAAAATAGAGTAGGATTGTCTGATAAAAAGTCAATAGTGATTCACATATCACCAGTCAGAGATTTGTGTTGTACTGCTCTTTATCTCTGTTCGACAATCAAAATCTCACTTGTCCAGTCATCTTCCACCGGCCCAGATAACAAGTGACATGAACTCAACTTTGAATCACaccacaaaacaaaacaactcaTGCATCATAAACATCCTTCGTTCTAAATGCAAAtccaagaaacaaaaagagtGATAACAGAACACACCAATGTGCATTAAGGTGCTACACAAACAAAACACAAGTGCGTTAAGGTGCCACAAAGCATAcgtaataaaataaaaccaaatcgGGTTATAGTTAAAACCAAATTGATTGACGTTTTCTCAAACAGAAGGACTAATCCTTTTTTGACCCTTGTCCATCTTCTCTTATATGCAAATATGCAaaaaccaaaacataataaagACATGTTTGAGTATATTTGCACCAAAACCAGAGTTGAACCCAGATTATAAAATCACACATGGAAGAAACGAAGCCAAAATGAATCATTCACCGTGGGGGTTACGTTTAACTGTATTATTAAGACATGTAATAGATGATGTCTCGTGATGAGCAAATGCATGCAGACTAAATGAATACAAGTATACCTTTTGGAAACTGATAAAGAAGAGTTGGGGTAGCATCTCATGAGCTCCTAAAGCGCACCTGGCACAAGTCATGACAAGTTTAAGTTCACGAATCACAGTAGCTATAGGAGCAAATTAGAAATCAAAATACCTGACTGGGTGTGTACAGGAGAGAACACACAGTAcgcctatatatattttctccaTAATCGTctaagatcttctccaaattcTAAAATGTTAACTATCCCCTCTTTGCCGATTTTGTACATGTTGTATCTGCGTCCGGGGCGATCATCATCCTTGAGCGTCACATTGATGAAACCTTCTCCATCTATGAGATGAAAAGGCACAGAGGTGAAGTTAAAATTCCTTATAATGGTAGATGTGTCAACAGTAAACAACGGCTACCACTCAACCGGACCATTAGCCTCGGGCCAGGGGAAGAGACCCAAATTCTCAGCTTTGTATCTCTTGTACCTTggtgcatatatatatgataaccTCTCTGACTCTGACTTGTAGATATTGAGTGAAGTTATACCATCTAGATAACTCCCCACCGGTGAGTCGCATAACTTTGTGAAAGACTCGTATTTGAAGTGAAATGAGGGGATGGAGTCAGTTGTTGATACTTTCTCACGCGCAAGCCATACCATATTGTTTCCAAGTGAAAGACCATCACGAGAAGAAATGATGTACCAATCAACAAGATTACCAATGATATTCCAAGAACCACTGGAAAAGATCTCCACAtttcttattctttctctgacCTCATGTATCCTCAACAAAATATACTTTTCTCTTTCAGCAAACTCAATTCCAAAAGTATCCATGAAGTTAATTTCACTACTCAGTGTTATCAGTACAGAGAATTGTGAACAAGGATTCCAAACATGTATACCCCTTAGGTTGGCCGTAGTCCAGCTTAGGAGCAGTCCATCGCAATGAATTACACCGCCCCCACTGAAACGCTTAACTCCAACTGAAGTTGGAATCTCCAAATACATCGCGGATAGTGACTTGACATTAGCCACTCTCACCATAGGCGCATTGTAGTCAATCAAAAGAACCCGAGGTTCTAACTGTAAAGAACATGTTTTTTTGGTAGGTACAACAAGAAGTTGTATCAAGAACATGTTTGTTGATTAATTCAACAACacatttcttttgtgtttttggtAGGTGCAACAAGAAGTTTCACCAACTCCCCATAATCTCCTATAAATAACCacacaaggagaagaagaaatccatcccaaaaacaaagagaaaacaagagaagaagagagtgagcaagagagagaaaaaaaaaaatctttcttgtGAGAAAATCTTTCTCTATAAGAAATTAAGTGTAATTTCTTGAGTGTATTTGGGGTCGGGTGTGAGTTGAGAGCTTGTAAAAATTTCCCgggttgataataaaagatctgtagcaggtccggagacgtaggcaaaagctggccgaactccgttaacaattttgtgtgtgttttcccGCTCCCCTAAATTCCGCAAATTTTGGTTTTCCGCAAAATTTGACCGCATATTTCCTaacaactggtatcagagcctgaGTTACGGTGATCGGTCAAATTTTTTGTGGGGATACTATTCACGTGAACAGTACTTCGTGAATAGTGAATTTTGTCAGTAACATCGATTTGTCGACGAAGGTGTTCTAATACACGGTGGTTCCAGAAACGATGGGAGGCGAAGACGGTTTGGCgcatagtatcgagaaatttgaCGGTACAGATTATGCATTTTGGAGAATGCAAATTGAAGATTATCTGTACGGAAAGAAGCTTCATCAACCGCTGAGCAAGAAGCCTGAGAAGATGGATCAGGATGAGTGGGAGCTCCTTGACAGACAAGTTCTGGGTGTTATAAGGTTAACACTGTCGAAAAACGTTGCTCACAACGTTGCGAAGGAGAAGACCACGGAAGGGCTCATGAAAGTTCTCTCTGACATGTATGAGAAACCTTCGGCAAACAATAAGGTATTTCTCATGaagaaactctttcatttgaaGATGGAAGAAGGTGGCCTGGTTGCCGCACATGTGAACGAGTTCAACACGATTGTCAACCAACTGTCATCGGTTGAAATCGAGTTTGATGATGAAGTGCGAGCACTGATTTTGTTGGCATCTCTGCCAAATAGTTGGGAGCCGATGAGGGCAGCGGTTAGTAATTCTGTGGGTACTCAAAAGCTCAAATTCAATGATGTTAGAGATCGTATCCTTGGTGAGGAAGTTCGAAGGATAGACTCTGAGGAGGCATCAACGAGCTCTGCTTTCAACGTGGAAAACAGAGGGAGAAACCCAGATAGAAATAATCGGAGTAATGGCAGATCGAAGTCAAGGAATGGATGGGGCCAGTCCAAATTCAGACAGCCTGCAGAGTGCTGGAATTGTGGAAAGACAGGTCACATCAAGAAGAATTGCCGAGCACCACCGAAGAAGGAAGACAACACTAGAGGCGGAGCCAATGTAGTGACACGTGAAATCGCGGATGCATTGGTAGTGTCTGTTGATTCCCCGAGGAAAATTGAAGCTCGTGATGCAACTGCAAATACCACCAAAGCGTCAATCTCCTATGTTGATAGCCCAGTTGATTCATGGGTGCTTGACTCCGGAGCGTCGTTCCACACCACACCGCACCATAACATCATGGAAAATTATGTTGCGGGAAATTACGGAAAGGTATATCTTGCTGATGGATTACCTTTGGACATAGTTGGTATTGGAGATATCAACCTGAAGATGTCAGACGGACGTGTGTGGAAGATTACCAAGGTCAGACATGTGCCAAAGTTGATGCGAAATCTGATTTCAGTAGGTCAACTTGATGATATGGGGCACGATGTTAATTTTGGTGGTGGAGCCTGGATAGTCAAGAAAGGTTCCATGGTGGTGGCTAGAGGTCATAAAAGAGGCACTCTTTATATGACGACGAGTTATCAAGACACTGTTGCTGTTGTCGAGAATGCCAAACAGACCAAGTTGTGGCATTGTAGGTTGGGacacatgagtgagaaaggaATGAAACTCATGGTGGAAAATGGCGCTCTTTCGGATCTGAAGACGGTGGATCATCAGATGTGTGAAAGCTGCATCCTTGGGAAACAGAAACGAGTTAGTTTCTCTAAAGGAGGAAGAGAGCCAAaatctgagaagttagagctggtGCACACTGACGTGTGGGGACCCGCTCCTGTTGCATCGCTGGGAGGTTCGTACTACTAtgtgacctttattgatgactcCACAAGAAAAGTGTGGGTTTACTTCATGAAGAACAAGCATGAAGTGTTTTCGGTTTTCAAAATTTGGAAAGCCATGGTTGAGATTGAGACGAATCTCAAGTTGAAGTGTctaaggtctgataatggtggtgagtacATCAGCGGCGAGTTCAAGAGATATTGCGCTGATAATGggatcaagatggagaagactattcctggaacgcctcaacagaatggaataGCGGAAAGGATGAACCGAACCTTGAATGAGCGTGCAAGGAGCATGAGATTGCACTGTGGATTACCAAAGACGTTTTGGGCAGATGCAATCAATACCGCAGCCTTCTTAATAAACAGAGGACCGTCTGTACCATTGGGATTTAAGATCCCTGAAGAAGTTTGGAGCGGAAAGAAAGTAAACCTTTCTTATCTAAAGGTGTTTGGTTGCTTAGCTTATGTTCACATTGACGATGCTGCAAGAAGTAAACTTGACTCGAAGTCTAAAAAGTGTTACTTCATCGGTTATGGTGACACGGAGTTTGGTTACCGGTTTTGGGATGACGAAAATCGGAAGATCATCCGCAGCAAAAATGTTGTGTTCAACGAAGAAGCGTTGTACAAGGATAAGCTAAGAGAAGGCTCGGAGAAGAAAGAGCCTGGAGCTGTTGACTTAGAAGATATCCTGACACCGGAGTTGCCACAGGATACCGcaacagcagaagaagaaatctctcaagacgagagtggtgaggctgaagaaagtgatgattctgaAGTGGTCCCATATACACCAGTCACGGAGTTACGACGGTCAAGCAGAATCATCAGAAAGCCAGTAAGATTCTCTCCATCGCTCAACTACATTCTGCTCACAGACAGAGGCGAGCCTGaatgttatgaggaagctatgcaagttgatgagtcGATCAAGTGGGAGCTTGCAATGAACGACGAGATGGACTCGTTGTTATCCAATCACACGTGGGAGTTAGCAGATTTGCCTAAGGAGAAAAAGGCATTGCATAACAAGTGGATCTACCGAATAAAAGAAGAACCTGATGGGAGTAAGCGCTATAAAGCGAGGCTTGTTGTGaagggattccaacaaaaagaaggcGTTGACTACACCGAAATCTTCTCTCCTGTAGTCAAGATGGTGACCATTAGAACGGTTCTTGGGCTGGTAGCACAAGAagatctgcatcttcaacagatggatgtgaagacggcatttcttcacggtgatttggatgaggaaatttatatgaagcaacccgaaggctttgagataaaagggaaggaaagccttgtttgcaagctgaaaaggagtttgtacggcttaaaacaagctccaagaCAGTGGTATAAACGGTTCGACAACTTTATTAAAGGCGTTGGTTTCTTGAGGTGTGAAGCTGACCACTGTTGTTACTTCAAGACGcttgaagagtcctacttgataTTGCTCTTATATGTCGATGACATGTTGATAGTAGGAGCAGACTTGCACGAGATCAATAGTTTGAAGACGAAACTCTCAGAAGAGTTTGCGATGAAAGACCTTGGAGAAGCAAGACAGATTCTAGGGATGAGAATCAGTAGAAGCACGGAAGGTCTTAAGTTATCACAAGAGGAGTATGTGAAGAAAGTCCTCAAGAGGTTTAACATGGATGATGCGAAGCCAGTTAGTACTCCCCTGGCAAGTCACTTTCGGTTATCCAGAGAAAAGTCTCTAAAGACGGAAGACGAGATGGCATGTATGGATAAagttccatatgcttctgctatAGGAAGCTTGATGTACGCGATGATATGTACAAGGCCAGACATTGCACATGCAGTGGGAGTCGTTAGCAGATTTATGAGCAATCCAGGAAAGGAACATTGGGAAGCCGTTAAGTGGATTTtcagatatctaaaaggaaatCCAAGTTTATCGCTATGTTTCACGAAGTCTAAGACGGGATTGCAGAGATATGTTGATGCTGACAATGGAGGTGACATTGACAGCACGAAGAGCACAACCGGGTATGTCTACACCTTTGGTGGTACTGCAATTTGTTGGGTTTCAAAGTTA
The window above is part of the Brassica napus cultivar Da-Ae chromosome C3, Da-Ae, whole genome shotgun sequence genome. Proteins encoded here:
- the LOC106383532 gene encoding putative F-box protein At4g10190 gives rise to the protein MVRVANVKSLSAMYLEIPTSVGVKRFSGGGVIHCDGLLLSWTTANLRGIHVWNPCSQFSVLITLSSEINFMDTFGIEFAEREKYILLRIHEVRERIRNVEIFSSGSWNIIGNLVDWYIISSRDGLSLGNNMVWLAREKVSTTDSIPSFHFKYESFTKLCDSPVGSYLDGITSLNIYKSESERLSYIYAPRYKRYKAENLGLFPWPEANGPVEW